One Mycoplasmoides pneumoniae FH genomic region harbors:
- a CDS encoding glycosyltransferase family 2 protein, producing the protein MQFKYLFTVIIPTYNCGQYIPKALDSLLLQGEYFTKTQVLIVNDGSTDNTKQIVEPYTQQYSNIEYLEKPNGNWGSVVNFVKQNQLAKGQYITVLDSDDYFLANAFQRVAAHFGHDMIVSAFYCYISPKRRRFLKPYFGKTGVIEQKTKLRTPHSQPLAKFYRHEIFNLLDPLKEKLFYQDCLLYHNAINKVQSVFYICEPLAVWYATRPGNSTTMPWNNADKFQAWCDLLKQMNLYGAGIVIYIYTMLPGFLKELKRQQLVLDLAKKPAYTWLPQPLAFLFGGLMALRTRKYIRYPKN; encoded by the coding sequence GTGCAATTCAAGTATTTATTCACCGTGATTATTCCCACTTACAATTGTGGTCAATACATCCCAAAAGCATTAGATTCCTTGCTTTTACAAGGTGAATATTTTACTAAGACCCAAGTTTTAATCGTCAATGATGGTTCGACTGATAATACCAAGCAGATCGTAGAACCCTATACCCAACAATACAGTAACATTGAGTACTTGGAAAAACCCAATGGCAATTGAGGCAGTGTGGTCAACTTTGTCAAACAAAACCAGTTAGCTAAGGGTCAGTACATTACTGTATTAGACAGCGATGATTATTTTCTAGCTAACGCTTTTCAACGCGTAGCTGCTCACTTTGGCCATGACATGATTGTGAGCGCCTTTTACTGTTACATTAGCCCTAAAAGAAGGCGTTTTCTCAAACCATACTTTGGTAAAACGGGGGTAATTGAACAAAAGACTAAACTACGCACACCCCATTCCCAACCCTTGGCTAAGTTCTACCGCCACGAGATCTTTAACTTGCTAGATCCTTTAAAAGAAAAGCTGTTTTACCAGGACTGTCTGTTGTACCATAATGCCATCAATAAGGTGCAAAGTGTCTTTTACATTTGTGAACCCTTAGCAGTGTGGTATGCCACTAGACCAGGTAATTCCACCACTATGCCCTGAAATAATGCCGATAAGTTCCAGGCCTGGTGTGACTTGCTCAAACAAATGAACTTATACGGCGCGGGTATAGTGATTTACATTTACACTATGTTACCTGGTTTTTTAAAAGAATTAAAACGGCAACAACTAGTGTTAGATTTAGCTAAAAAACCCGCTTATACCTGATTGCCCCAACCCTTAGCATTTCTGTTTGGTGGCTTAATGGCACTCAGGACAAGAAAGTACATTCGTTACCCTAAGAATTAA
- the efp gene encoding elongation factor P: MADMIEAKSLRSGQTIFGPNKEILLVLENTFNKTAMRQGIVKTKVKNLRTGAIVWIEFTGDKLEQVIIDKKKMTFLYKDGANYVFMDQQDYSQIEIPEKQLEWEKNFITEDSEVTIISYQSEILGVNLPELVPIEVEFAEEAVQGNTANMARKRARLVSGYELDVPQFIRTGDKIVISTIDGSYRERYNK; the protein is encoded by the coding sequence ATGGCAGACATGATTGAAGCGAAAAGTTTACGCAGTGGACAAACGATTTTTGGTCCCAATAAAGAGATTCTGTTGGTGTTAGAAAACACCTTTAATAAGACCGCAATGCGCCAGGGAATTGTTAAAACCAAGGTCAAAAACTTACGCACTGGGGCCATTGTTTGGATTGAGTTTACCGGAGACAAGTTAGAACAAGTCATTATTGACAAGAAGAAAATGACCTTCTTGTACAAGGATGGTGCTAACTATGTTTTTATGGACCAACAAGACTACAGTCAAATTGAGATCCCCGAAAAGCAGTTAGAGTGGGAAAAGAACTTTATCACTGAAGACAGTGAAGTTACTATTATTAGCTACCAAAGTGAAATTTTGGGCGTTAACCTACCCGAATTAGTGCCGATTGAAGTGGAATTTGCCGAAGAAGCAGTGCAAGGTAATACCGCTAACATGGCGCGTAAACGGGCTCGGTTAGTTTCGGGTTACGAATTAGATGTGCCCCAGTTCATTCGTACTGGTGATAAGATTGTGATTTCCACCATTGACGGGAGCTATCGTGAACGGTACAACAAGTAA
- a CDS encoding DUF1948 domain-containing protein has product MNGTTSKLTRTQRRIAIVEFIFATLFFLPKTADQIQAAFLDYDVPERPLNDWQKEIVKVFSERCVEFIELIENQQQRNQAEVQSKYNKVSGKKVDLLTKAVILCALSEQHAQATDKPLLISEALLIMDHYSQVPEKKQTHALLDKLL; this is encoded by the coding sequence GTGAACGGTACAACAAGTAAATTAACTAGAACCCAAAGACGGATTGCAATTGTGGAGTTTATCTTCGCCACGCTGTTCTTTTTACCGAAAACTGCTGACCAAATCCAAGCGGCCTTTTTGGACTATGATGTGCCAGAACGTCCGCTCAACGATTGGCAAAAAGAGATTGTCAAAGTCTTTAGTGAACGTTGTGTGGAATTCATTGAACTAATTGAAAACCAACAACAACGCAACCAAGCAGAAGTACAAAGCAAGTACAACAAGGTTTCCGGTAAAAAAGTCGACTTATTGACTAAGGCCGTGATTCTCTGTGCTTTGAGCGAACAACACGCGCAAGCGACTGATAAACCATTATTAATTAGTGAAGCCTTACTGATTATGGACCACTATTCCCAGGTACCCGAAAAGAAGCAAACCCATGCTTTATTGGATAAACTCTTGTAA
- a CDS encoding DUF5453 family protein has product MRRNWREHYNVFVANLALVLGFMLNIVVARYTLTGATPQARFLFLTPFLGIVAASIFYFFDVKWFLADYPYKKFHFQKKWTWTYLSGVFVFFANILVNVILLALLVNQMTNQILSEKYTGLLDNAYPLLWSAVGVSIFLSLISIGLSKTAHFKIDVEMLKAKKGEPTAADKTDSRPVVVDLDQTKSKKDGDNPPQASGDMTSL; this is encoded by the coding sequence ATGCGACGTAATTGAAGGGAACACTATAACGTGTTTGTAGCAAACCTAGCCTTAGTGTTGGGTTTTATGTTGAACATTGTGGTGGCGCGGTATACCTTAACTGGTGCTACGCCCCAAGCACGTTTTTTATTCCTCACACCCTTTTTAGGCATAGTAGCAGCGAGTATCTTCTACTTCTTTGATGTGAAGTGGTTCTTAGCGGATTATCCCTACAAGAAGTTCCATTTTCAAAAGAAGTGAACCTGGACTTACTTAAGTGGCGTATTTGTTTTCTTTGCTAATATCTTGGTTAATGTGATCTTGTTAGCACTCCTCGTTAACCAGATGACCAACCAAATCCTTAGTGAAAAGTATACGGGTTTACTGGACAACGCTTACCCACTACTTTGATCCGCTGTGGGTGTTAGTATCTTTTTGAGCTTAATTAGTATTGGTTTGAGCAAAACAGCCCACTTTAAAATTGATGTGGAAATGCTCAAAGCGAAAAAAGGCGAACCCACCGCCGCTGATAAAACCGACAGCCGGCCGGTAGTTGTTGATTTAGACCAAACTAAATCAAAAAAAGATGGGGATAACCCACCCCAAGCTTCGGGTGATATGACTAGTCTTTAG
- a CDS encoding DJ-1/PfpI family protein, with product MKKLLVIVYPDMNDVEYTNTMVVFGFVKELQTVIYHPNLSTVKGSNGVTLVNQITSKVNLEEFDGVFIPGGMGATKVLDHDQQLLDTIRYFKDHDKYVFAICDTPNVL from the coding sequence ATGAAAAAACTCTTAGTCATTGTTTACCCTGACATGAATGATGTGGAATACACCAACACAATGGTGGTATTTGGTTTTGTTAAAGAATTACAAACCGTGATTTATCACCCTAACTTAAGTACAGTTAAGGGCAGTAATGGGGTAACTTTAGTAAACCAGATTACTAGCAAGGTTAATCTGGAGGAATTTGATGGTGTCTTTATCCCTGGCGGTATGGGAGCTACCAAGGTATTAGACCATGACCAACAGTTACTCGACACTATCCGTTACTTTAAGGATCATGACAAGTATGTCTTTGCCATTTGTGATACCCCCAACGTGTTGTAA
- the upp gene encoding uracil phosphoribosyltransferase — protein MIKKVHHALIENELTKLRDKSSSSSQFRMALSQITSLLFFEVTKESPLEEIVVKTPFTKTKGYKLKNEIVLVPIMRAGLGMVDPIVRYSEKIRVGHLGIYREHEGTNVISYYKKMPENIGNSHVIILDPMLATGTTLATAISSIKKNHPIKISVVAIVAAPEGIKAVEAAHPDVDIYLAAIDEKLNKDNYIIPGLGDAGDRLFGTK, from the coding sequence GTGATCAAAAAAGTGCACCACGCTTTGATCGAAAACGAATTGACAAAGCTACGTGATAAATCTTCTTCCTCCTCGCAATTTCGGATGGCGTTAAGCCAAATCACTTCACTACTCTTTTTTGAAGTAACTAAGGAATCACCCTTAGAAGAAATTGTTGTAAAAACCCCGTTTACCAAAACGAAGGGTTATAAGCTCAAAAACGAAATTGTTCTAGTCCCCATAATGCGCGCTGGCCTGGGTATGGTTGACCCAATTGTGCGCTATTCGGAAAAGATTCGTGTGGGTCACTTAGGGATCTACCGTGAACATGAGGGCACTAATGTAATTTCTTACTATAAGAAAATGCCCGAAAACATTGGCAACTCCCACGTGATTATCTTAGACCCAATGCTAGCTACTGGTACTACCCTAGCCACAGCCATTAGTTCCATTAAAAAGAACCACCCGATTAAGATTAGTGTGGTGGCCATAGTAGCAGCACCAGAGGGCATTAAAGCCGTGGAAGCAGCGCACCCTGATGTGGACATTTACCTAGCAGCCATTGATGAAAAATTAAATAAGGATAATTACATTATTCCCGGGCTTGGTGATGCTGGGGATCGCTTATTTGGTACTAAATAA
- the polC gene encoding DNA polymerase III subunit alpha, translated as MVFDTETEKGKRILALSQFLVKKNILDHNELHQLNNRIELVYLENDRENALFLVALTLKKPLTIDIWNALYEGFQDVEGAELRITFQEDATFFKDGSTKSSVTLAIIKDYFKSFFGKDKKYRILLEQELTHPNFLSYSNHELKANCQSQELDQWLIEQRQAFIKWMHQAGFTHFGFVSLFNPPAEKQLKVKSMKVSKYDKQFETEVFSTEFVPIHKINQQMDEIKLMGQIFELKDFPGYNNLRNTLNIYVTDFQLGGSLILKWFYKDPKTIEGIKIGTWVKATVKVERDAKTQLLQGIIKEISPIETPAYYRRPDQDKQKRVELVFHTKMSAFDGINSVQEYAQFAKERDWKTIAVTDKDNIHIYPTLYEVAKKYGLKAIYGLECNLIDDHIKIVSNPDKTKLKDATFVIFDIETTGLHGRYDSVIEFAGIKVKHNREVERMQFFLKIDGPLPAAVTEITKITQAQLEDGMEQQAGLEKLRAWLDGCVMVAHNGLSFDLPFLQTQFEKYNIAPLTNPLIDTLALSWALNPGFASHTLSNICAKLKFDFDDERLHRADYDTQALKKVFDYFKEQVELMGITNLEQLDQELNQQCHFELLKRTFTNTGIIYIKSQSGFAKLYELLSIALTDNNATRPLVLTSTLQKFAKSFVITDNPVQGDIFKAALTKPLKELEAAIKRVDFVLIAPPDAYAGYTIREGLKKEAIPNAIKLVVDTAQRLNKLVAVASDAYFIHPWENEYYKAIVCAKGLGGRWHRHFNYKEREQRVPNVFVRTTGEMLNEMSFLGEQLAYELVVKNTNKLAKQLTADDLVPVQTKLQPPVIEGSNENLAAKTWSQAKAIYGDPLPKLIEQRIQEELKAIIDNGFGIIYWISHLLVKQSVQDGYFVGPRGSIGSSLVANLIGISEINPLVPHYLCESCQYFEVNEEVDDGYDLMVRDCPKCGAKAAFKGDGHNIPFATFMGFAGDKIPDIDLNFSSEYQAKAHAYVRELFGEQYTFRAGTIATVAEKTAYGYARNYFEIIKQTELATAPEIERFKQKLVGIKRTTGQHPGGIMIFPNHKSVYEFTPCGYPADDTSSDWKTTHFEYDALGDTILKLDILGQDDPTMLKHLADLTHVNPQNIPRFDKKLTEMFWSVNPLKLKPHYLDEPTGAIGIPEFGTKFVRKILEQTKPKGFGDLIRVSGLSHGKNVWADNAQKILKDQNLSLKDVIACRDDIMLYLIHKGMQAKDAFEIMEKVRKGIALNAKEVQLMQSNGVEQHWINSCLKISYLFPKAHAAAYVLMAWRIAWFKLYHPLSYYACLLSFKLKEHDVSGFKSGVSFVKQKLEELNTLYRIKRIKPKEAELLTSYEVYLEMMARGIKLEQISLTHSHATRFVEHNGMLIAPFITIPGMGEAVANSIIEARNEKPFSSLDDFKKRTKITKKHIEAFTQMQLLDEFREQDNQKKLF; from the coding sequence ATGGTATTCGACACCGAAACCGAAAAGGGTAAACGCATTTTAGCATTATCACAGTTTTTAGTTAAGAAAAATATTCTCGATCACAACGAATTGCACCAACTCAACAACCGGATTGAACTGGTTTACCTCGAGAATGATCGCGAAAACGCCCTGTTTCTCGTGGCGCTCACTTTAAAAAAACCGTTAACAATTGACATTTGAAACGCCCTGTATGAGGGCTTTCAGGATGTGGAAGGGGCAGAACTGAGGATTACCTTCCAAGAAGATGCCACCTTCTTTAAGGACGGGTCCACTAAGTCCAGTGTCACCTTAGCCATTATCAAAGACTACTTCAAAAGCTTCTTTGGTAAGGACAAGAAGTACCGCATCCTGTTAGAGCAAGAGTTAACCCATCCTAACTTCTTGTCCTACAGTAACCATGAACTGAAAGCTAACTGCCAGTCCCAAGAATTAGACCAATGGTTAATTGAACAACGCCAAGCCTTCATTAAGTGGATGCACCAAGCTGGGTTTACCCACTTTGGTTTTGTCTCGTTGTTTAATCCACCAGCGGAAAAACAACTAAAAGTGAAATCAATGAAGGTATCCAAGTACGACAAGCAGTTTGAAACCGAGGTCTTTAGTACGGAATTTGTCCCCATTCACAAGATTAACCAACAAATGGATGAGATCAAACTAATGGGGCAAATCTTTGAGTTAAAGGACTTTCCTGGGTACAACAACCTCCGTAATACCCTTAATATTTATGTCACTGATTTCCAACTAGGTGGTTCGTTAATTTTGAAGTGGTTTTACAAGGATCCCAAAACAATTGAGGGCATTAAGATTGGTACCTGAGTTAAGGCCACGGTTAAGGTCGAACGTGATGCCAAGACCCAACTACTCCAGGGTATCATTAAGGAAATTTCCCCGATTGAAACCCCCGCTTACTATCGCCGCCCCGATCAGGACAAACAAAAACGGGTCGAATTAGTTTTCCACACCAAGATGAGTGCCTTTGATGGCATTAACAGTGTCCAGGAATACGCCCAGTTTGCCAAAGAACGCGATTGGAAGACAATTGCTGTCACTGACAAGGACAACATTCACATTTATCCCACTTTATATGAAGTGGCCAAAAAGTACGGCTTGAAGGCCATTTATGGTTTGGAATGTAACCTCATTGATGATCACATTAAGATAGTTAGCAATCCTGATAAAACCAAACTTAAGGATGCGACCTTTGTCATCTTCGACATTGAAACAACTGGGTTACACGGTCGGTATGACTCGGTGATTGAGTTTGCGGGAATTAAGGTCAAACATAACCGTGAAGTGGAACGAATGCAGTTCTTTCTCAAGATTGATGGACCCTTACCTGCAGCAGTTACCGAAATTACCAAGATTACCCAAGCACAACTAGAAGATGGGATGGAACAGCAAGCGGGGTTGGAAAAACTGCGCGCTTGACTAGATGGTTGTGTAATGGTAGCCCATAACGGTTTGAGTTTTGACTTGCCCTTTTTACAAACCCAGTTTGAAAAATACAACATTGCGCCACTAACCAATCCCTTAATTGATACCTTAGCCTTATCCTGGGCCTTAAATCCCGGGTTTGCCTCCCATACGTTGAGCAATATTTGTGCCAAGCTCAAGTTTGACTTTGATGATGAACGGTTGCACCGAGCGGATTATGATACCCAGGCCTTAAAGAAGGTCTTTGACTACTTCAAGGAACAGGTCGAACTCATGGGGATTACTAATCTCGAGCAGTTAGACCAAGAGTTAAACCAGCAGTGCCACTTTGAACTGCTCAAGCGCACTTTTACCAATACCGGCATTATCTACATTAAGAGCCAAAGTGGGTTTGCTAAACTGTATGAACTGTTATCAATTGCGCTCACCGATAACAACGCTACTCGACCCCTAGTGTTAACTTCAACACTCCAAAAGTTTGCTAAATCCTTTGTCATTACTGATAACCCGGTGCAAGGTGATATCTTTAAAGCGGCATTGACTAAACCGCTTAAAGAATTAGAAGCGGCCATTAAAAGAGTTGACTTTGTTTTAATTGCCCCACCTGATGCTTATGCTGGTTACACCATCAGGGAAGGTTTGAAAAAAGAAGCCATTCCTAACGCAATTAAGTTAGTGGTGGACACGGCCCAAAGACTCAATAAGTTAGTGGCAGTTGCCTCGGATGCTTACTTTATTCACCCCTGGGAGAATGAGTACTATAAGGCCATAGTTTGTGCCAAGGGTCTGGGTGGGCGTTGACACCGTCACTTTAACTATAAGGAAAGGGAACAACGGGTTCCCAATGTGTTTGTGCGTACCACAGGGGAAATGCTCAATGAAATGAGTTTTTTAGGCGAACAATTAGCTTACGAGTTAGTGGTCAAAAACACCAATAAGTTAGCGAAACAACTCACCGCTGATGACCTGGTACCAGTGCAAACCAAACTCCAACCACCAGTAATTGAAGGTTCTAACGAAAACCTGGCAGCCAAAACCTGGAGTCAAGCCAAGGCCATTTACGGTGATCCCTTACCTAAGTTAATAGAACAACGGATCCAGGAAGAGTTAAAAGCGATCATTGACAATGGCTTTGGCATTATTTACTGGATTTCCCATTTACTAGTCAAACAATCGGTTCAAGATGGTTACTTTGTTGGACCGCGGGGTTCAATTGGTTCTTCGTTGGTAGCTAACCTGATTGGTATCTCGGAAATTAATCCCTTAGTGCCGCATTATCTCTGTGAGAGCTGTCAGTACTTTGAGGTCAACGAAGAGGTCGATGATGGGTATGACCTCATGGTAAGGGATTGTCCAAAGTGTGGTGCCAAAGCAGCCTTTAAGGGTGATGGTCATAACATTCCCTTTGCTACCTTTATGGGTTTTGCTGGGGACAAGATTCCCGATATTGACTTAAACTTTTCCAGTGAGTACCAAGCCAAAGCCCATGCTTATGTGAGGGAACTGTTTGGTGAACAGTACACCTTCCGTGCTGGCACAATTGCGACAGTGGCCGAAAAAACGGCTTACGGGTATGCGCGCAACTACTTTGAAATTATTAAACAAACCGAATTGGCCACCGCTCCCGAAATTGAACGCTTTAAGCAAAAGTTAGTCGGGATTAAACGCACGACCGGCCAACACCCCGGGGGGATTATGATCTTCCCCAACCACAAATCGGTATATGAGTTTACCCCGTGTGGTTATCCAGCTGATGATACTTCCAGTGATTGAAAAACGACCCACTTTGAATATGATGCGTTAGGGGACACCATCTTAAAGTTAGATATTCTGGGCCAGGATGATCCGACTATGTTAAAGCACCTGGCCGATCTTACCCATGTCAATCCACAAAACATTCCCCGGTTTGACAAGAAGCTCACCGAAATGTTTTGGTCGGTCAATCCCTTAAAACTAAAACCGCACTACTTAGATGAACCCACGGGAGCGATTGGGATTCCCGAGTTTGGTACTAAGTTCGTTCGCAAGATCTTGGAACAAACCAAACCAAAGGGCTTTGGTGACCTCATTCGCGTCTCGGGTCTAAGTCACGGGAAGAACGTGTGGGCGGACAATGCGCAGAAAATCTTGAAGGACCAAAACTTAAGCTTAAAGGATGTAATTGCCTGTCGCGATGACATTATGCTCTACCTCATTCATAAGGGGATGCAGGCCAAAGATGCTTTTGAGATCATGGAAAAGGTGCGTAAGGGAATTGCTCTCAATGCCAAGGAAGTGCAATTAATGCAGAGCAATGGGGTCGAACAACACTGGATTAATTCGTGTTTAAAGATTAGCTACCTGTTCCCGAAAGCCCACGCCGCGGCTTATGTTTTAATGGCCTGACGAATTGCCTGGTTCAAACTGTACCACCCGTTGAGCTACTATGCTTGTTTGTTGAGCTTTAAACTCAAGGAACATGATGTCAGTGGTTTTAAATCAGGTGTGAGCTTTGTCAAGCAAAAACTAGAGGAGCTCAACACACTGTACCGCATTAAACGGATTAAACCCAAAGAAGCAGAACTGTTAACCAGTTACGAGGTTTATTTAGAGATGATGGCCCGCGGCATTAAACTAGAACAAATCTCTTTAACCCACTCCCACGCCACTCGTTTTGTCGAGCACAACGGCATGCTAATTGCCCCTTTTATTACGATTCCGGGGATGGGGGAAGCTGTGGCCAATTCGATCATAGAAGCGCGTAACGAAAAGCCCTTTAGTTCGCTCGATGACTTTAAAAAACGCACTAAAATTACCAAAAAACACATTGAAGCGTTTACCCAAATGCAACTACTCGATGAGTTTAGGGAGCAAGACAACCAGAAAAAACTTTTTTAG
- a CDS encoding DUF240 domain-containing protein, whose protein sequence is MKAFRKLLLGLALPTTIGPLLGLLLTNTDTVKNESLTTVRHRSSINQDFDGIFHTVKLLEPIQQSNADPAASFALFQQKFPNLKRVANSTLNTFDVYNLLSGWKSSLTAYLNQVLALQQRIKAADQIFPNQKETLPKDENPNIFEVLGAYGGKGFFPTLGSNGLHLPPQLFQFFRDFQLSSFTIKDFEVALVSEPDIVQHDKVRYAFQVQFNLVLQLQINRNPVLFDFNLQLKTNNFANQTSFDELFNEKTNPLNWQFFSKLKVNHLVYEGNDITQLANTLLQSQFNVLQLDLNKSIYRLNLNAMAQRFEHDWVQPLYAKRTQAKIAYEAEQARIAAENKRKELERQKLLAELKAKAEHYQKIKQARENMLKGLKSITDFVKFWKSPDRLLVGFNKQDDITTRAGVYKALQIAYANYPQWTFYLTLQGWKNGSELLLKRPSWTNLLSDIHFQKAFNLKNTVSEQTLGAATLPGYGYYGLRMSDWLRWALGYYSYIHMGVPQNVQTKFTGTPDNEQQVWIANEPFEWNKHYGVGPKYKDKAYRFNMEISFELEGWIAVKWWAWAFKGSIPGNWKGKLKVTHLFDGMVPVWELGPVNTHLPQYSFTDQQQLLFVPHSIQKIEAIGADKGINDLLKTQNLHNLERLSYESTNPIDLISYLLYAIQYIKV, encoded by the coding sequence ATGAAAGCGTTCCGAAAATTGTTGCTGGGTCTCGCCTTACCCACAACCATCGGTCCCTTATTAGGCTTATTATTAACTAATACTGATACTGTCAAAAATGAAAGCTTAACTACTGTGCGCCACAGGTCCAGCATTAACCAGGACTTTGATGGCATTTTTCATACCGTTAAGTTATTAGAACCAATCCAGCAAAGTAATGCTGATCCCGCCGCTAGTTTTGCGCTCTTTCAGCAAAAGTTTCCCAACCTAAAACGTGTAGCCAACTCCACCTTAAATACCTTTGATGTCTACAACCTTTTGAGTGGTTGGAAGAGTAGCTTAACAGCGTACCTCAACCAGGTGTTGGCACTCCAACAACGGATTAAAGCAGCTGATCAAATTTTCCCTAACCAAAAGGAAACTTTACCCAAGGATGAGAATCCCAACATCTTTGAAGTGTTAGGTGCATATGGTGGTAAGGGTTTCTTTCCCACGCTAGGATCCAACGGGTTACACCTGCCACCACAGCTGTTCCAGTTCTTCCGTGACTTCCAACTAAGTAGCTTTACCATTAAAGACTTTGAGGTAGCGTTAGTGAGTGAACCGGACATAGTGCAACATGACAAAGTGCGCTATGCCTTTCAGGTGCAATTTAACTTAGTGTTACAATTACAAATTAACCGTAACCCAGTGTTATTTGACTTTAACCTACAGTTAAAGACGAATAACTTTGCCAATCAAACCAGTTTTGATGAATTGTTTAACGAAAAAACTAATCCACTTAACTGGCAGTTCTTTAGCAAGCTTAAAGTTAACCATTTAGTGTATGAAGGCAATGACATAACTCAGTTAGCTAATACCTTATTACAAAGCCAGTTTAATGTCTTACAACTTGATTTAAATAAGTCAATTTACCGCTTGAACTTAAACGCAATGGCACAGCGCTTTGAACACGACTGGGTACAACCGTTGTATGCCAAACGCACGCAGGCCAAAATTGCTTACGAAGCGGAACAAGCACGGATTGCGGCCGAGAACAAACGCAAGGAACTAGAACGGCAAAAGCTGTTAGCAGAATTGAAAGCCAAAGCTGAGCATTACCAAAAGATCAAGCAAGCACGGGAAAACATGCTAAAGGGCTTAAAGAGTATTACTGATTTTGTCAAGTTCTGAAAGAGTCCGGACCGTTTATTAGTTGGCTTTAACAAACAGGACGACATTACTACTCGTGCTGGGGTTTACAAGGCGTTACAAATTGCTTACGCTAACTATCCGCAGTGAACCTTTTATCTAACCCTACAAGGTTGGAAGAATGGTTCGGAGTTGTTGTTAAAAAGACCTAGTTGAACTAACTTATTAAGTGATATCCACTTCCAAAAGGCCTTTAACTTAAAGAACACCGTATCAGAACAAACCCTGGGTGCAGCTACCCTACCAGGTTATGGTTACTATGGCTTACGCATGAGTGACTGGTTGCGCTGGGCTTTGGGCTATTACTCCTATATCCATATGGGCGTACCGCAAAATGTACAGACCAAGTTTACGGGCACCCCAGATAATGAACAACAAGTCTGGATTGCTAACGAACCGTTTGAATGGAACAAACATTACGGTGTTGGTCCTAAATACAAGGATAAGGCCTACCGCTTTAACATGGAAATTAGTTTTGAACTAGAGGGTTGAATTGCTGTTAAGTGGTGAGCATGAGCCTTTAAGGGTTCAATTCCTGGGAACTGAAAAGGCAAACTCAAAGTAACCCATCTGTTTGATGGTATGGTACCAGTGTGGGAATTGGGCCCAGTCAATACCCATTTACCCCAATACAGCTTTACCGATCAGCAACAACTGTTGTTTGTACCCCACTCCATTCAAAAGATTGAAGCGATTGGTGCGGACAAAGGTATAAACGATCTTTTAAAAACCCAAAACCTCCATAACCTAGAGCGCTTGTCATACGAATCAACTAACCCAATTGACCTCATTTCTTACCTCTTGTACGCGATCCAGTACATTAAGGTTTAG